DNA from Chrysemys picta bellii isolate R12L10 chromosome 13, ASM1138683v2, whole genome shotgun sequence:
CAAAGTGGTTTGAGTCAATTCAGCATTAATCTGTATTTCCTTATGGCCATGCACAGCCTCAGGGGAGCTGTAGTTTGGGTTCCTGATGCCCCTATTctctgttagggtatgtctacacagcaactagacacccatggTTGGCCAGTGCCAGCCGACTTGGGTTCACGGGGGCTGTTGGATTGCTGTGCAGACATCTGGGTTCTAGAACCCTGCGGGGTAGGAGGGTCACAAAGCTTGGGCTCCAGACCGAGCCCCCaaatctacacagcagtgaatcaGCCCAGCAGCCTGCGTGCtatgaacccaagtcagctggcaaggGTCAGCCGCAGGATTTTCTTTATCATACCTTTATAGGCCAGGTTCCCTGGCCAGATTACATTTTTCATTTGCAGTGACGTGACTCCTGTGGAGCATGATGATGGGTGATGAAACAAAAAACACTGTTAGCACTTGTGAGAAGAAGGAGAATAATAATAagaagtggtggtggtgttagAGACTCGGATTTTCAGAGGGAGTTAGACACACAAATATCTTGAAATCAAATGGGAATTTAAATACAAACTCTCTGATGCTCATTTGAAAAGGTCTGTCTCAGCCAAAGAGTCGAAAGTATTAGCATGACCCTGTAACCGTGCAACATTAAAGAGTGTTAAACACAGTTTGGGATTTGGTAATACAAAGACCTCAGCCTGTTTAGTATCATGGAAAACGCCCCATTAAGTatcttttaaactttttattaacgataaagggaaaaaaagaaaaaaacattaaagcatttgaaatgtaaagtattaagtcagGCTGTCATTCCGACGACATCCTTTGTTCCCTTTCCTGTTAGCTGGagaggtttttttaaaggaaacaccCCTTGTTCAACAGTCTCTTAGATGATATTCAACATGGGAAGAACTGTCCTTCTTGGGACAAAGAGAAGAAGTGAGTTGAGATGGGTTGAAGCTGTCGTTGTTGTAAAAGACCTTTCCCGTCTGCTAGAAAACCAAACAAgacaagcacacacaaaaaaggaaagaaaagaataaCAAAGAtataaaatgcagcttctgtctcttgtgttgactctcacttgcagTCTCACTGTTGGAAAaacatgggcagagcacctgatCTTACCAGCCACTCTGAGACTTGGCAAACTTGAATGAGCATTGGGTTGTTCCGGTCATTGCATTTAGATGCCTCTCTGGTCACacgcttacagcagtgttgcaaataaaaaaacccaaaccccacaGTTTTGGCTGTCTGAGCCAGGCTCTTTTTAACCAGAAGGACAAAAGAGAGAGCTAGGTAAGAGAAAAAATAAGGTAGGAAGGAAAAAGACACACTGGGAGAGAAGGGTAATAGAGTCTCATATCCATGGTGGTGTTTGATATTTAGCCAGAGCCACAGTGTCATCTGGCTCAATCTCTCTGACCCAATCTGGTCAGGATATCTCTCAGAATTAGGATGAAGAAGGTCCAGGGTCCCAGGACAAGTTGGGGGTGGCAACTATGGTGGTGAAATTTGCTCCTTCCCCTTCTTCACTCAGCTGGTTGCCAGCTTTCCCCCAAACGACTCTTCTTGTAAGGAACGGAagagggagtgatgggtggaatagctcaACCTACGTTATTGTGCTCACCAGTTAGGCCTAATTTCGGACACACCGATTTTGGTTCATCGATTGCTGGTCCCACTCTTCTCTtatttaccaggcatgatcttagcacagtccttgaattatattgGGCAGACTTTTTGTTTAGACTCATTCAgtctttctttttcccttttcccatcaacatttgttgttataggttacTGTGACTCCTTATAAACTTTCACTGGCTTTTCACAGTTAAGATCTTAATTAGGGTAAATTTATGGACCCAGTTACCACAAGAATACACAGACAAGAGTTTAAAGGAGTGTGTGAAAGTTGCTATTATTATCTCTAGGATTAACCTACATTTTCAGAGGTACCTACAAGATATTGCTCCCCAATTTGTATTAATATCacagatcaggggtcggcaacctgcggcacacgtgccaaaggcggcatgcaagcagatttttactggcacgctgctgccagctggggtcctggccaccgcccccactcagcccaccgccggcctgggtgaacggaaccccaggctggcaatgGGCTGAGTgtggccggcagccgggaccccggctggcaggagccagcagaccgaaccccagaccggcggtgggctgagctgctcagcccgccgccggtctggggttctgtccactggtgtagtgtattaaatttctcccagtaggaatgtgctacttgcagagcaccaggactggcaacctaagtagtacaccataagtagcacattcctacagggagaaatttaatacactacaccccggtagggaaggctgtgcctccccatacagcctgccccctcccacttcccgcctccTGACTGCCACCCACAGAACcgcccacccatccaaccccctctgctccctgtcccctgactgccctgacccctatccacaccacgacccctgacaggcccccctgggactcccacgcctatccaaccccccctgttccccatccccttatacggtgaccagacagcaagtatgaaagattgggacaaggggtggggggtaataggagcccatataagaaaaagacccaaaaattgagactgtccctataaaatcgggacatctggtcaccctatccccttaccatgctgctcagagcatcaGGACTGGCAGCCTTAAGTAGTAcaccgtaagtagcacattcctatggggagcaatttaatatactacacctggccccactcagcctgctgagGTCTGGAGTTcttaaaatatgttctcgcaccccttatcaaaaattacactacaattagcttaaaaacttgaaaacttaaaaactttgtatattacattaatcattaaaaaatgtataatgttaataaatacataggtttgatgaaacaaaataGTTGTACTTacatgcctgtgcttaatttgtgttttcgatgatttaccttctaaaaaaatcttgcATGTCTCgaacccccagaaagggcatcccaggttaagaaccactgcactaaactgataagatctgcattttaatttaattttaaatgaagcttcttaaacattttaaaaaccttgtttactttacatacaacaatagtttagttatataatatagacttatagagagagaccttctaaaaaggttaaaatgtattactggcatgcgaaaccttaaattagagtgaataaataaagactcagcacaccacttctgaaaggttgccgacccctgtcataGAGCAATGAAGATCATGTGGCGAGCTCCCATGAATGTAggcttggatttttttaaaagattctcaAAGATTTAGGCACAGAAATCTTTGATGAAAATCTCATCACTAGCCAGTTTAATATTCATGGGCATTGTGGACCTACATCAGTTAAGTAGCTTTGAGAACTTCAGTGTAGGTGACTCACTAGAGGACTCAAGAAATGTAGAGAAGAGCCAGAAATTGAACTCAGATCTCATTAGTCGCAATCCaaaagaccatccttcttctgtAGGATACATTGAaataaattaaagtaaataaatacatatgtTCTCAGTCTATATAATATAGGATCACAATATAGAAGCATCACTGACCAATGTTTCTTCTATACGTCTTTATTATACACCCAATGGATAACATTAAAACTATTTGAGGAACTTGAATTTTCTTGGCATTTTCCCAAGAGCTGTTTTCACTTCTTTGTTTttcaggctgtagatgatggggtttaacaTGGGGGTCAAGATGCTGTACTGGATGGAAATTAGTCTGTCTGGCATTGATGCAGAATCTGTGTTTGGTTTCATGTACAGAAAAAAACCCGTCAGGTACAATAAACCcaccacaatgaggtgggagctgcaggtggagaagACTTTATGCCTGCTCACCACAGACCGTATCTTCAGGACGgtggagatgatgtgaatgtaggaGACCAGGGTGAGGAGGAAAGAGCTCAATCCAAATACCACAAGGGTTGCAAAAAGCACCACTTTATTGATGGTAGCGTCAGTGCAGGAGAGTTGTAGCAGGggagggagctcacagctgaaaTGACTGATTGCATTGGGCCCACAGAAACGAAGGTTAAGCACAGGAACAGTATTTATCAGGGCATGCAAGAAACCCAAAGCCCATGTACTCAGCACCACCTGGACACAGATACGTTTGTTCATTATGTCCAGGTAATGTAGTGGGTCACAAATGGCTGTGTATCGGTCATAAGCCATGACTGAGAGAGTGAATATTTCAACTCCAACAAACAGAGTAAAAAAGAATATCTGAGTAATGCAGCCATTAAAGGAAATTTTCTTCTGCTCTGCTAGGAAGTTCTCCAGCATCTTAGGCACCGTGACTGAGGAATAGCAGATATCGACAAAGGATAAATGGGAcaagaagaagtacatgggggtgtgaagctgAGGATCAGCCTTTATCACCCCCATGATCACCATATTCCCGGCAAAGGTGATGAggtaaatcaataaaaataccaGGAAGAGGAACGGCTGGAGCTGTGGATCATCAGACAGTCCCAAGAGAATGAAGTCGGTCACTGTGGTTCGATTGTCCTTTGCCATTAATCCAGGAAACCCTTCCTCTGTAAGAGCAGAAACAGAATTTGTTTAAATGAAATTGCGATTCACCTGTGATAAATAGATAGTGAAACAGAGAGATGATCTAAGTGATAGGATAACTGTGAAGTCATCTTTACTAAATCGTTATTAACTCTCCATCATTACAATTATCTTTGCTGTTTGGTTCCAATTGCACAGGACTTTGCATTTAGTATTTCCATCGCAGAGCTTTCTTCCCTTTTGCTGGGAGCTCTACTTGCCTCTCTCCTGAAAACACTTTTCTCCCCCCAAGACCATGCAGGGCCCTGGTGTGCTCTCATTAACATTGGTGCAGTGTATAGCCCCAAGCATAGAACTGGATCCAGATACTTTAGCATAAATCCTCCCTTTCCAGCTTATTGTAAATACCCTTCCAACAATAAATACGGCACAGAAAATAGTTGAGAAACCCTCAAGGAACATAAAATtctttaccctccccccccccaaatcttcaTATTTTAGTCCCTGTAATCACTTCTCTGTACACCCCTCAGTGGTTGATACCATCTCCGATTCTGCCTCCCTTTTGACTAGAACATAAAATAAGTATTAACCAGGGGTAACTCTCTTGGtatcaaagggcctgattctcctcttaccaTAGCATCAATGAGGAATAATTCCACTGGATTTGATGGGGAAGATTCACCCCTCACTTGAGTTTTGCTGCTGTAAAGCTTTTGTAAGTGAGAGCGGAATCAAACCTAAAGATTTTGTATTTTTACCTGACGCCAAACATGGTGATGAAAGGGGGAatgttctgtaatatttttacgAGCACTGGTGTTGTCACCCATTAGGTGAAGAAGGGTTAAAATCCTTCCCCTGGAACAGGGGACAAGGCATGAAGTGTATAGGTCATGTCCCTGCCTGGAGGGGTATGAATGGGCCATCGAGGGCTGTCTGGAGCACTGGAGGACATGGAAAAGACATGGGGAAACCCAGTGACTGAACAGAAACACTTAACGAAAGGGAGGCATAGATGGGCTGAACGTGTGAACACAGGGTGGCGTAGCCGCGGCGGGACAATGGACTGGCGGTGTCAGGAGCCTGCACTAAGACCCGGATTCCCAGCCATTCACACAGCAGCTCTCATTTGGGGCTGAGAGTCAATGGGACACAGACGGATTATACAGGAGCATGACATTGTGGAGCCATGGCACCTGCTTTAACTGGTTTAACTGAACTCTGCTTTAACCGTTGCTTCACTATGCGACGCCAAATGCTTCCTGGCTCTGTCTTCCAGCTGTCTCCGGAACCCTATCCTCTTTTGGAAGAGGCTGCTCCGGGCTGCTGCAAAGACTCACTGCCTTGCATTGATCCCTGAAGGGGTAAAGTGTCTCTCAGGGCCTTGATTTCAGTTGGACTCGCTGCAGCGAGCTCACAGTGAGAAACGGGGGTGCTGGAGCCCAAAGACACAGTCTCAGCAGCATCAAGGCTGTGTGGCTGACCCTTCTGGAAAAGTGTGACCCTTTGGGATCTGGATACTCCCAGGAGACTGTTCAAAAGCCAGGGCACAGCACAGAACTGTAATCCCAAGGCAGCATGCTCCTATATCATTAGCATTATTATTATATGGTTATTCCATATTGTATGACAGATGCTACTGAGTCCCTCCTCATTGCCTGCAGACTTCTCTCCTCTTATTACTATATTAATGCTTCTGCAGCAGCAACTGCTGGCTCGCCCATCATTACAGTTGCCGTAGTTTCTTGCTAGACAACACTGAACATCTCCCAGAGGTGGTCTTGCCCTGAGACTTTTACAGATTCCCACAATTCTGCTGTCACCTGCAACTCCAAGACCCTGGACCATTTCAATGCCTACCTGCCTGGAAACAAAGGAACAAAAGGAGCTCAGAGAAGTGGCCATTAAGGCCACAATTAAGGAAAGTATCCTTAGgtcagcacttaagcatgtgattaagttaagcatgtgattaagttAAGCATGCAATTATGTGCTGTTCTGAATAGTGGCCTGGAGAAGgaagattagatagatagataaggtgggtgaggtgatatcttttattggaccaacttctgttggtgaaagagacaaggtttcTCATTTACCCATAgttcttcttcagggctgggaaaagtaTAGACAGATCAAATTTATGGCATGCAGAATCCTACTTTGATCTACGATTCAACTGTGACTTCTTCAACTTTGAGCTGCAATTCAAGACCTCAGGCTAATCTAATAATTGAAACTGATACCAGCAAAGAAACTGAGTCAGTCGGGTGTCAGGAAAGTGGCTGCAAAAGCAGGGAAACACATTGTTTGGGCCTCATGATAAATTCAGTGCAGGATCTCAAACAAGGGACATGGCTATGGAGCAGATGGgtgaaagagaaataaagaatCTTAATATTTACAGGCTATAGCATTCAATGAAGGCTCAAGAGAGTTGTGAGGAGGAGTGAGGGATTTGAAATCAAAAGTGGACGAACGTGAAAGACAgtgggaaaaaataataaaataattcacAGAACTATAAAAATTACTGATCTTAAGTTTTATCAGAGGGACCCTTTTTGGGTCTTTAATGAAATTGGTTGATTGAAATAAATTAGCCTCTTGGTTATAAATGTTCACCTTCATATGTACTCTCAATGCTGTTTGATTCACCACCTCTTAGCATCAGGGATATTTTAACACATTGACCTGAAATAAATAATACAGCCAAACTCACCTGAGGACTGCATGGGAATGAGAGAAACCATGAGGCGGTAGTACTTGTCCTCTGGAGTTCTGGTGGCACAGATGAGagagtatctatctatctatctatttcttCCGATATTTAAGGAAATTGCCTGGTTTTTATGCTGATCAGCCAAATCCTTTTTGGCATAGGAGGAATTGGGTAGAACTGAATCTAAGTTACATCCAGACCTTCTTTCTCTTTCCTCGACTGAGCACAAAGAGATGGCCTTTATCTGACTTCAAATTTCTACTGATTTCTGGGAGGAGGGTGTTTACCTTTGGGACCTGTTCCCTGAAGTCTGTGTTTACATCACATTCCTTTGCCATCACATAAAGTTTATCCTATGTTTAGTATGTTCgcaggtgtgggtgggggccagggccagggccagggagtCTGATTGCTGGGAGGGTCtgctaaattttaaaaagatttagaaCTGGTGTTCAATCCAGGAGTCTGGATTATCACCAGTGTACTGTGGAGTTGCTCCATGTTTTCAGAAAGGAAAATTCATGGATACTCATCCCCCCAACACCTGTTTACTTCCACAAGCATTTTGATGGGATGGCAAATGACTGCAGTGGAAAGTGCAAATGAATGGGAAATGTAGGGGAATCACAGTCATGTTTTATTATGGAAAGGACACATCTGACATGCTTATCACCTCCCTGCCCAAACTCCCCATCCCTGACCCCCAGATTTCCCCCAACACAAGTAGACCCCTTAATTACACTTTAATGCTGCAATTTGGACACATCTCACCATATTGTTTCCTGCTGTCCATTTCCTCTATTGGGTGTACTTTACTTTTTAGTAGGATCAAATCTCCTTTCGTTGCTTGCAGCCCCTTTCCCCTAATCCCACCCATGGTCATTTTCCAGGTTGATTGTCCTTGGgtttttcaaaggagtctaagggTGTTAGGTACCCGGTGCCATTGAACATCAATAGAAGTTTGGAACCTAACTTCATtaggctctttttaaaaatcccacaatgGAGTTGATGCATTTTCTAAAGAACCTAAGGAAACCCATAGTGATGACCCATGTCTTGAACCCAAGCCTGGGAGTCCCCACACAGCTGCCACCCAATGCCTACTGAAATCTGGCGGGCTGAGAAGCTACTAACACTATAATCCCAGCCAAGATGCCACACACAGGAGCTCTGATTGGAAGATCAACCAGCTCAACTGATTGGTCCAACTACACCACAGGCTCGCTGCCGGGTTCTGTGGCCCCTTGGGTGTCCACAAGCAGATTTCAGGGAGCCCACCAAGGACTCGGCTTCATATCTGGGTGGAAGGGCTCAGGCGTCAGCCTGTATCCAACATAAGGCATTGTTGAGAAAATGAAAACTCCACAGCTAAGCGGATGAGGAACACTtggccaaaaaaagaaaaaaaaagtcaatttttgCACATGGTTTTGGCAGGAAACTTCTAAATGAAATTAAAGAACAGTTCTATTTAATTTTGCTTTAAATGccctttttacattttaaaaaaaataacaaatgctGAATTACAGAGGGAAGGCTAATTCAGGGCAGATAGTTCAGTTggttgagcattgccctgctaaacctagggttgtgagttcagtccttgagggggcaatttagggatctaggacaaccccttgctcaaagcaggaccaattcccatctaaatcatcccagccggggctttgtcaagcctgaccttaaaaacctctaagtaaggagattccatcacctccctaggtaacccattccagtgcttcaccaccctcctagtgaaaaagtttttcctaatatccaacctaaacctcccccactgcaacttgagaccattactccttgttctgtcatctggtaccactgagaatagtctagatccattccCTTTGGAACTCCTTTTCAGGTAGATGAAGACtgctttcaaatcccccctcattcctctcttcttcagactaaacaatcccagttcccttagcctctcctcatatgtcatgtggtccagtcccctaatcatttttgttgccctccgctggactctttccaattttccccacatccttcttgtagtgtgggggccaaaactggacacagtactccagatgaggcctcaccaatgtagaatagaggggaacgatcatgtccctcgatctgctggcaatgcccctacttatacagcccaaaatgcattATCctccttggcaacaagagcacactgtcgactcatatccagcttctcatccaccataacccttaggtccttttctgcagaactgctgcctagccacttggtccctagtctgtagcagtgcatgggattcttccgtcctaagtgcaggactctgcacttgtccttgttgaacttcatcagatttcttttggcccaatcctctaatttgtctaggtccctctgtatcctatctctaccctccagcttatctaccactcctccgagtttagtgtcatctgccaactcgctgagagtgcagtccacgccatcctccagatcattaatgaagatattgaacaaaattggttccaggaccgacccttggggcactccacttgataccggctgccaactagacatggagccattgatcactacccattgagcctgacgatctagccagctttctatccaccttatagtccattcatccagcctatacttctttaacttgccggcaagaatactgtgggagaccgtatcaaaagctttgctaaagtcaaggaataacacatccactgctttccgctcatccacagacccagttatctcctcatagaaggcaattaggttagtcaggcatgacttgcccttggtgaatccatgctgactgttcctgatcactttcctctcctctaagtgcttcagaattgattccttgaggacctgctccatggtttttccagggattgaggtgagactgactggcctgtagttcccctttttaaagatggacactacattggcctttttccagtcatctgggacctcccccaatcgccatgagttttcaaagataatggccaaaggctctgcaatcacatccgtcaactcctttagcaccctcagatgcaagacatccagcctcatggatttgtgctcatccggcttttctaaatagtcctgaaccacttctttctccacagagggctggtcccCTCCTCtgcatgctgtgctgcccagtgcagcagtctgggagctgaccttgttcgtgaagaaagaggcaaaaaaaccattga
Protein-coding regions in this window:
- the LOC101953122 gene encoding olfactory receptor 5G9-like, coding for MAKDNRTTVTDFILLGLSDDPQLQPFLFLVFLLIYLITFAGNMVIMGVIKADPQLHTPMYFFLSHLSFVDICYSSVTVPKMLENFLAEQKKISFNGCITQIFFFTLFVGVEIFTLSVMAYDRYTAICDPLHYLDIMNKRICVQVVLSTWALGFLHALINTVPVLNLRFCGPNAISHFSCELPPLLQLSCTDATINKVVLFATLVVFGLSSFLLTLVSYIHIISTVLKIRSVVSRHKVFSTCSSHLIVVGLLYLTGFFLYMKPNTDSASMPDRLISIQYSILTPMLNPIIYSLKNKEVKTALGKMPRKFKFLK